One region of Eupeodes corollae chromosome 1, idEupCoro1.1, whole genome shotgun sequence genomic DNA includes:
- the LOC129941787 gene encoding dynactin subunit 2 → MADPKFENLPGIAYDQPDVYETPDVEAETSDYYEEEPSTEFIQYIHILKQDSFGKFKGKQFESREDFSDRIDKKYRKGYETMCTDYDREKETPVEKCRRLQSEMNDLLEELDSMRNEKKVDQEERESYDAVATIISTAKKVIDSLRLEQVLGQEHAGAGSPEVDKLIKQVEEYKTSGVLTAYKLPNVDLAASARVAKLEHRLHELEKAVGVNPEKLSRLAVSTGTSNLIEAVRQLSTKAALLQPNQLSQIETRLVNLAGKMDAVAEKSSGSADDAKRDQKVCELYDIAKRTEGIAEILPDIIERMQALESLHKYAMNFAKIIAEVEETQSSICRSLANNKTLLTSVQETFANNLENVNKEVNKLETRINAIQIPK, encoded by the coding sequence ATGGCAGATCCAAAGTTTGAGAACTTACCAGGCATCGCCTACGACCAGCCCGATGTTTATGAAACCCCAGATGTAGAAGCCGAGACTTCTGACTACTATGAGGAAGAGCCCAGCACCGAGTTCATTCAAtacattcatattttaaaacaagacTCTTTTGGCAAGTTCAAGGGCAAGCAATTTGAGAGCCGTGAGGACTTCTCCGATCGCATCGACAAGAAATATCGCAAAGGCTATGAGACTATGTGCACAGACTACGACAGAGAAAAGGAAACGCCTGTAGAGAAATGTCGTCGTCTACAATCCGAAATGAATGATCTACTTGAAGAATTGGATTCGATGAGAAATGAAAAGAAGGTCGATCAAGAGGAGAGAGAGTCGTACGATGCAGTTGCTACTATTATATCAACCGCAAAGAAAGTTATCGATTCGCTGCGATTGGAGCAGGTTCTTGGCCAAGAGCATGCTGGTGCTGGTAGTCCTGAAGTCGATAAACTAATCAAACAAGTTGAAGAATACAAGACGTCGGGTGTTCTTACAGCCTATAAGCTCCCGAATGTTGATTTAGCTGCGTCTGCCCGTGTGGCAAAATTGGAACATCGTTTGCATGAATTGGAAAAGGCTGTTGGTGTCAACCCGGAGAAACTAAGCCGGCTAGCTGTTAGTACCGGTACTTCGAATCTAATTGAAGCCGTACGCCAATTGAGTACCAAAGCAGCTCTGCTTCAACCCAATCAGCTTAGTCAGATCGAGACGCGTCTTGTTAATTTGGCCGGTAAAATGGATGCAGTCGCAGAGAAATCCAGTGGTTCGGCTGATGATGCTAAGAGAGATCAAAAAGTTTGCGAATTGTATGACATTGCTAAGAGAACCGAAGGTATTGCTGAAATTCTGCCTGATATCATCGAGCGCATGCAGGCATTAGAATCTCTTCATAAATATGCTATGAACTTTGCTAAAATCATCGCTGAAGTTGAGGAAACTCAAAGTTCCATTTGCCGAAGCTTGGCGAATAATAAAACCTTGCTGACCTCTGTGCAGGAAACATTCGCAAATAATTTGGAAAATGTCAACAAGGAAGTCAATAAGTTAGAGACGCGTATCAATGCTATTCAAATTCCAAAGTAG
- the LOC129939654 gene encoding ribonuclease P protein subunit p29 — translation MSADIQITNIKELLTEMVVPAHRPNVNIIPDHITMLHGTKSKKQLNRKRKTNKSTTLNRREFQQLGLHTLPTKLLKYKDVLPLNKLWKGYIKEHLNLKNGDTIPEVYEPNYDAFSKLLVKSDLHGAKISVTQSKCPSLIGLEGIVVLDTKNVLKIVGEDNKLRTIPKSECVFGMRLGNITFTLFGKHLNIRSAERSVKKIKNFIEPDL, via the coding sequence ATGTCTGCCGATATTCAAATAACAAACATAAAGGAACTCCTCACCGAAATGGTAGTTCCAGCCCATCGTCCCAACGTTAACATAATTCCAGATCACATCACAATGTTGCATGGCACCAAGAGTAAAAAGCAGCTTAATCGGAAGAGAAAAACCAACAAAAGCACAACTCTAAACCGGCGTGAGTTCCAGCAACTTGGACTCCACACACTACCCACAAAACTCTTAAAATACAAAGATGTCCTACCTCTGAATAAACTCTGGAAAGGCTACATCAAAGagcatttgaatttaaagaatggTGACACCATTCCCGAGGTATATGAGCCAAACTATGATGCATTTAGCAAACTTCTAGTAAAGTCTGACCTGCATGGTGCTAAGATATCGGTCACTCAGTCGAAATGTCCAAGTTTAATTGGACTTGAAGGAATTGTTGTGCTCGACACAAAAAATGTCCTGAAGATCGTCGGCGAAGATAATAAACTGCGAACGATACCGAAGAGTGAATGTGTGTTTGGAATGCGGTTGGGAAATATCACATTCACCTTGTTTGGAAAACATTTGAATATCAGATCTGCCGAGCGATCggttaagaaaatcaaaaacttcaTTGAACCGGATTTGTAG
- the LOC129941811 gene encoding anaphase-promoting complex subunit 7, translating to MENVLFSNLKKLYDSELYSCVISVASLLTTVYQNDRLVATPEQEYQVLLFRGDAYYHERKFRLAATHLHSALTMRKTLMRRKNPSFDWIENTYDQFTELEIKYRLAICYRKLNDSNLAISTLQSIPSKSRLPKINMLLAKLQHHHSRNALEAIASYKDVLRDCPMALEAISSLLEVGVDGIEVNSLVVNVSSAPKNVEWLSLWIKGHAQIYVHKHLDASKTFQSINDNTKLHQNDHILTLIGKALYYNGNHAQAQQYLETAHMISPYSTEHIMPLAVVYARNNNLAELEKLASQQSNINEFSSENWFVMAESLLANGKYEQASYFTHKAIAFDPTNVEAYLLRGKIFLQLKRYKEAIHCYRTVQSLANYRFEMYKGLAGCYIGLKRLKDAQTMCALAARYFRTCPRGYVLLASILLYSSNTVTKRQAKTFINRALEIDQFYFPAVSAMAQILQSEGETQEAIKLLKKQAASYPSCKLFTMLGDILSSEKDLDGALEYYTIALSMEPTNHRALEGVNALGQASETTTKQDECSLATTSQDEEWPIDYDEPSIEAVEFSSTAAANPDGESESDPIWSDVDA from the exons atggaaaatgttttattttcaaacttgaagAAGTTATACGACAGTGAACTCTACAGCTGCGTGATTTCTGTG GCCAGCCTGCTTACAACtgtctatcaaaatgacagattGGTTGCAACTCCCGAACAGGAGTACCAGGTACTTTTGTTTCGTGGAGACGCGTACTATCATGAACGAAAGTTTCGTTTGGCAGCAACACACCTGCATTCGGCTCTAACTATGCGAAAGACCCTTATGAGGCGTAAGAATCCTAGTTTTGATTGGATCGAGAACACCTATGATCAGTTTACGGAGCTAGAAATTAAATATCGTCTAGCTATATGCTATCGTAAGTTGAATGACTCGAATTTGGCTATTTCGACATTGCAATCGATTCCGAGTAAGTCAAGACTTCCAAAGATAAACATGCTTCTGGCAAAGCTACAACATCACCACTCAAGAAATGCATTGGAAGCTATTGCCTCTTACAAAGATGTACTGCGTGATTGTCCAATGGCATTGGAGGCTATAAGTTCACTCTTGGAAGTCGGCGTTGATGGAATTGAAGTCAATTCGTTAGTAGTGAATG tGAGTTCGGCtcccaaaaatgttgaatggTTAAGTTTGTGGATAAAAGGCCATGCTCAAATATATGTTCATAAACATCTGGATGCGTCAAAAACATTCCAATCTATTAACGACAACACAAAACTCCATCAAAACGATCATATTCTAACGTTAATTGGAAAAGCTCTCTACTACAACGGGAACCATGCTCAGGCGCAGCAGTATCTAGAAACAGCACACATGATAAGTCCATATAGCACAGAACATATCATGCCATTGGCCGTGGTCTATGCGAGGAATAATAATCTAGCAGAGTTGGAAAAGCTGGCTAGCCAACAATCCAATATCAATGAATTTAGTTCGGAAAATTGGTTTGTCATGGCTGAGAGTCTATTGGCGAATGGAAAATACGAACAGGCTTCCTATTTTACCCACAAAGCAATTGCGTTTGATCCAACAAATGTTGAAGCGTATCTTTTGCGTGGGAAGATATTTCTTCAGTTAAAACGATATAAGGAAGCAATTCATTGTTATAGAACAGTTCAGAGTTTGGCTAACTATCGTTTTGAGATGTACAAAGGTCTTGCGGGGTGTTACATCGGACTTAAGCGCTTAAAAGATGCACAAACAATGTGTGCTTTGGCTGCACGCTATTTCAGGACTTGCCCAAGGGGCTATGTG CTACTTGCCAGTATACTTCTGTACTCTTCGAATACAGTTACAAAACGTCAGGCAAAGACTTTTATAAATCGGGCTTTAGAAATCGACCAGTTCTACTTTCCGGCCGTATCAGCGATGGCTCAGATCCTTCAATCTGAGGGAGAAACACAGGAGGCCATAAAGCTGTTGAAAAAACAAGCGGCTAGCTATCCCAGTTGCAAGCTTTTCACAATGCTTGGAGATATTTTAAGTAGCGAAAAAGACTTGGATGGTGCTTTGGAATACTACACAATTGCCCTAAG caTGGAACCAACAAACCACCGAGCTTTAGAGGGTGTAAATGCCCTTGGACAGGCTtctgaaacaacaacaaaacaagatGAGTGTTCTTTAGCAACAACTTCACAGGATGAAGAATGGCCAATCGATTATGATGAACCATCAATTGAAGCAGTTGAGTTTTCATCAACAGCTGCTGCTAATCCAGATGGCGAATCTGAAAGCGATCCGATATGGTCGGATGTAGATGCTTAG
- the LOC129938760 gene encoding 39S ribosomal protein L18, mitochondrial, which translates to MSKSWRPKNCARVLHKVKEVLAPSEHDTYLINRNPRNLEKLRIAYKPIGYHLEKPGRTFWHKLDLNVSGKYVTAEVKHFENGPVLSASTSEWAIKKHLFRTKDTSAFVNLGRVLAQRCIQAGITEMSCNIEAVPNGKVDKFLKIMEENGVSLQEPERFKTPHPWDAYRQEKYWETSE; encoded by the coding sequence ATGTCTAAATCATGGCGCCCTAAAAACTGTGCTAGAGTTTTGCACAAAGTCAAAGAAGTCTTGGCCCCTTCAGAACACGACACTTACCTAATCAATCGCAATCCCAGGAACCTGGAAAAACTACGCATAGCTTACAAGCCAATTGGTTATCATTTGGAAAAACCAGGCAGAACTTTTTGGCACAAATTAGATCTAAATGTGTCTGGGAAATATGTCACCGCAGAAGTAAAGCATTTCGAAAATGGTCCTGTGCTCTCGGCCAGCACATCCGAGTGGGCAATCAAAAAGCATCTATTCAGAACTAAAGACACTAGTGCCTTTGTGAATCTAGGACGTGTGTTGGCACAACGTTGCATTCAAGCAGGCATCACTGAGATGTCTTGCAACATTGAAGCTGTTCCCAATGGAAAAGTCGATAAATTCCTAAAAATTATGGAAGAGAATGGAGTAAGTCTACAAGAGCCCGAGAGATTCAAAACCCCACATCCATGGGATGCCTATAGACAAGAAAAATATTGGGAAACAAGCGAATAG
- the LOC129938761 gene encoding cytochrome b-c1 complex subunit 9, with product MKAIYNSLFKRSSTFAVVILASTFFFERSFDMASEAIFTSANRGKLWNDIKHKYES from the exons atgaAAGCCATCTACAACAGTCTCTTCAAAAGGAGCTCCACCTTTGCTGTTGTCATCCTAGCCTCTACGTTCTTCTTCGAACGCTCCTTTGACATGGCTTCCGAGGCCATCTTCACATCCGCAAATCGTGGT AAACTCTGGAACGACATCAAACACAAATACGAGAGTTAA